One Turneriella parva DSM 21527 genomic region harbors:
- a CDS encoding outer membrane lipoprotein-sorting protein: protein MKKYIIVVLFFTQYGIHAKGVNAILQEIDKRMSQISDFSAKVALTQQKVGQGVKNFETLFFRRDEGDEFLMVTTAPQSEKGNGYLRTGNNFWMYRQNTRTFQHINRDESINGTDTKAGDFERKKTTELYKPYVDANGKEDITEEMLGNKKVWKFTVVAKVRDVTYPKQVYWVEQGTYLQLKVQSYSLSGTLMQTAYFIKYTQIEGKYILLKGMFVDEFEKGNKTVLEISGVSLKKLDSKIFTKAYLENLSK from the coding sequence ATGAAAAAATACATCATTGTGGTATTGTTCTTCACGCAATATGGCATTCACGCCAAAGGCGTGAATGCCATATTGCAGGAAATCGACAAACGCATGTCGCAGATCAGCGACTTCTCTGCAAAGGTTGCCCTGACGCAGCAGAAGGTCGGGCAGGGCGTGAAGAACTTTGAAACACTGTTCTTTCGCCGCGACGAGGGTGACGAGTTCCTCATGGTGACAACCGCCCCGCAGTCAGAGAAGGGTAACGGCTACCTGCGTACCGGCAACAACTTCTGGATGTACCGGCAGAACACGCGCACGTTCCAGCACATCAACCGCGACGAGAGCATCAACGGTACCGACACCAAGGCAGGCGACTTCGAGCGTAAAAAAACCACCGAACTCTACAAGCCATACGTCGATGCCAACGGCAAAGAAGACATTACCGAAGAAATGCTCGGCAACAAGAAGGTGTGGAAGTTTACCGTGGTGGCCAAGGTGCGTGACGTCACCTACCCGAAACAGGTCTACTGGGTCGAGCAGGGCACTTACCTGCAGCTGAAGGTGCAGTCGTATTCACTATCCGGTACGCTCATGCAGACGGCGTACTTCATCAAGTACACGCAGATCGAGGGGAAGTACATTTTGCTCAAAGGTATGTTCGTCGATGAATTCGAAAAGGGCAACAAGACGGTGCTCGAAATCTCGGGTGTTTCGCTCAAGAAGCTCGATTCGAAGATATTCACGAAGGCTTACCTCGAGAACCTGAGTAAATAG
- the metF gene encoding methylenetetrahydrofolate reductase [NAD(P)H], which translates to MHIADVLKQNQPALSFEFFPPKTPEGAETLFQTISDLTPLEPAYVSVTYGAGGSTRQLTHDLVVRLSRELGLTIVSHLTCVGASKDEIRLILERYAESGIHNIMALRGDPSKEAHGRWQQHPDGFAYAAELVAFIKKHFPQMGVGVAGFPEGHPETPNRLKEISYLKAKIDSGADYICTQLFFDNHDFYDYRERCALAGINVPIIAGIMPITSRKGMQRMAELSLGSRFPAKLLRALARAEDDEYAENVGIHWASEQVRDLIDHGTAGIHFYTLNKSKATLKIYQSLGIKKSTALKT; encoded by the coding sequence GTGCATATTGCGGATGTATTAAAGCAAAACCAGCCCGCGCTGAGTTTCGAGTTTTTTCCCCCGAAGACGCCAGAGGGTGCTGAGACCCTGTTTCAGACGATCAGCGACCTCACACCACTCGAGCCGGCTTATGTGAGTGTCACGTACGGTGCCGGTGGCTCAACCCGCCAGCTCACGCACGATCTTGTCGTGCGCCTCAGCCGTGAGCTCGGTCTCACGATCGTGTCTCACCTCACGTGCGTAGGTGCCAGTAAAGATGAAATCCGCCTGATTCTTGAACGCTATGCAGAGAGCGGCATTCATAACATCATGGCGCTGCGGGGCGACCCTTCAAAAGAAGCGCACGGCAGATGGCAGCAACACCCCGACGGCTTCGCGTACGCGGCCGAACTCGTCGCGTTCATCAAGAAGCATTTTCCCCAGATGGGTGTCGGCGTTGCCGGTTTTCCCGAAGGCCACCCCGAGACGCCCAATCGCCTCAAAGAAATCAGCTACCTGAAGGCGAAGATCGATTCTGGTGCGGATTATATCTGTACTCAACTTTTTTTCGACAACCATGACTTCTACGACTACCGCGAACGCTGCGCGCTGGCCGGCATTAACGTGCCGATTATCGCGGGCATTATGCCGATCACCTCGCGCAAGGGCATGCAGCGCATGGCCGAGCTGTCGCTCGGCTCGCGTTTTCCCGCGAAACTCTTGCGCGCGCTCGCCCGCGCCGAAGACGACGAATACGCCGAGAATGTCGGCATACACTGGGCAAGCGAACAGGTGCGCGACCTGATCGACCACGGCACCGCCGGCATTCACTTCTACACCCTGAACAAATCAAAGGCAACGCTCAAAATCTACCAATCGCTCGGCATCAAGAAATCGACCGCGCTGAAGACCTGA
- a CDS encoding 4a-hydroxytetrahydrobiopterin dehydratase, translating to MQLLNNEQMVTALKQLHGWHLHEGALSKDFVFKNFSEAFAFMTRVALIAERLDHHPDWNNTYNRVHITLMTHDKGGLTKKDTEFAAAIETILEPA from the coding sequence ATGCAACTCTTGAACAACGAGCAGATGGTGACCGCGCTCAAACAACTGCATGGCTGGCATCTGCATGAAGGGGCACTCTCGAAAGACTTTGTGTTCAAGAATTTCAGCGAGGCGTTTGCATTCATGACGCGAGTTGCGCTGATTGCCGAGAGGCTCGACCACCACCCCGACTGGAACAACACCTATAACCGCGTGCATATCACGCTCATGACGCATGATAAGGGTGGGCTCACGAAGAAAGACACCGAGTTCGCCGCGGCGATTGAGACAATTCTTGAGCCGGCATAA
- a CDS encoding fibronectin type III domain protein, which produces MAKDAAAAASGIPQAILAVNFNGQVQLTWETVNGATGYLIYYSSTPGVTKATATALAAASSPYLHTGLTNNVTLYYAVAATNAGAESALSIEVSAMPTAARKIFISSTAYTGNMGGIAGANTNCQSLATAAGLPGKFRAYISTQVTDAACNILGLSGKKSANCGLPYAPTFDAATPVQNTQGQTIQTSLYNLLNGDGGAVNCGAGNAICTGVAYNETGITASTTARTITTTGGVFATDPPGNTGCQDLTLATNDGIGTLYGTSYDINNWWYSAGWSDNCASALRIYCLQQ; this is translated from the coding sequence ATGGCAAAAGATGCTGCGGCCGCTGCGTCGGGTATTCCGCAGGCTATTCTCGCCGTCAATTTTAACGGGCAGGTGCAACTGACCTGGGAAACAGTCAACGGCGCCACAGGTTACCTAATTTACTATTCATCGACGCCTGGTGTCACGAAGGCCACCGCTACGGCGCTCGCGGCTGCGAGCAGCCCCTATTTGCACACTGGCCTCACGAATAACGTCACGCTCTATTATGCTGTGGCAGCAACCAACGCCGGTGCTGAGAGCGCACTTTCCATAGAAGTGTCGGCAATGCCAACGGCTGCGCGCAAGATTTTCATTTCGAGCACCGCTTATACAGGCAATATGGGTGGCATTGCCGGCGCGAACACCAATTGCCAGAGCCTGGCCACAGCCGCAGGTCTGCCGGGAAAATTCAGGGCGTACATTTCGACGCAGGTGACAGACGCCGCATGTAACATTCTGGGGCTTTCAGGCAAGAAATCGGCAAACTGTGGTTTGCCCTATGCGCCAACATTTGATGCCGCAACTCCCGTGCAGAACACGCAGGGCCAGACGATTCAGACAAGCCTTTACAACCTGCTGAACGGAGATGGGGGTGCGGTTAACTGCGGTGCGGGCAATGCCATATGCACGGGCGTTGCGTATAACGAGACGGGAATTACAGCCTCAACGACCGCGCGCACAATAACGACGACAGGTGGTGTGTTTGCGACAGACCCACCCGGCAATACCGGCTGCCAAGATCTTACCCTTGCGACAAACGACGGCATCGGCACGCTCTACGGCACATCATACGATATCAATAACTGGTGGTATTCGGCTGGCTGGAGCGATAACTGTGCCAGTGCACTGCGCATTTATTGCCTGCAGCAATAG
- a CDS encoding ABC transporter ATP-binding protein → MHIISMTNVRKDYPLGETTVSALKGVNFAVEAGDLLSVVGPSGSGKTTLLNIIGCIDRPTSGKVSIAGQDITTMSDDALTDLRLYTVGFIFQTFNLIPVLDVLENVEFPMLLMKDNKFSKAEIKERAEHLIEEVGLTAQLKQRPAELSGGQRQRVAIARALVTNPKIVLADEPTANLDSDTGHKILELMRRLNEQHKTTFVFSTHDPDVLQYARHVVKIRDGLVVADKPVTKKRKK, encoded by the coding sequence ATGCATATCATCTCGATGACCAACGTTCGCAAAGATTACCCGCTCGGCGAAACCACGGTCAGCGCGCTCAAGGGTGTTAACTTCGCGGTCGAGGCGGGTGACCTGCTCTCGGTGGTGGGGCCCTCGGGTAGCGGCAAGACGACTCTGCTCAACATCATCGGCTGTATCGACCGCCCGACGAGCGGCAAGGTTTCAATTGCAGGCCAGGACATCACGACGATGAGCGACGATGCGCTCACCGACCTGCGCCTTTACACGGTCGGGTTTATTTTCCAGACGTTCAACCTGATCCCGGTGCTCGATGTGCTCGAGAACGTGGAGTTCCCGATGCTGCTGATGAAAGATAACAAGTTCTCGAAAGCTGAAATCAAAGAGCGTGCCGAGCACCTGATCGAAGAGGTGGGCCTGACCGCACAGCTGAAGCAGCGCCCGGCGGAGCTCTCGGGTGGGCAGCGGCAGCGCGTCGCGATTGCGCGTGCGCTCGTGACCAACCCCAAGATCGTGCTCGCCGACGAGCCGACGGCCAACCTCGATTCAGACACGGGCCACAAGATTCTCGAACTGATGCGCCGACTGAATGAACAGCATAAGACGACGTTTGTATTCTCGACGCACGACCCCGACGTGCTGCAGTATGCTCGCCATGTTGTAAAAATTCGTGACGGGCTTGTCGTGGCCGACAAGCCCGTCACGAAAAAAAGAAAAAAATGA
- a CDS encoding transposase, with the protein MQRKFYETQKLRFQGFRFPKDRETDLTPLIADKPVPQADTVVLYSCKGTANKGRKRYRRSGQTASIYRSESLGGDQIGTLVHTIGTKQGPVFYDSIPNQKAETIYPILGKYNPHHGPLFTDMGYRGFPSMNHRMVNHSRKSSDKRYKWARNRWSKNGVHCNVAEGKNGILKRSFSSYVWINPKHSNLYLQEYAFNANLRHFDLGDLLPEESNPNPAPVYQMDDNWAMRGRVSKVLPKQDSNLRHGD; encoded by the coding sequence ATGCAGCGTAAGTTTTATGAAACCCAGAAGCTCCGGTTTCAGGGCTTCCGGTTTCCTAAAGACAGAGAGACTGATCTGACTCCCCTGATTGCTGATAAGCCAGTACCCCAGGCGGATACAGTAGTGTTGTACTCCTGCAAAGGTACTGCAAATAAAGGCCGAAAGCGTTATCGCCGCAGCGGACAGACTGCTTCAATTTACCGGAGTGAATCTTTAGGCGGGGATCAGATCGGGACTCTTGTCCATACAATCGGGACAAAGCAAGGTCCGGTATTCTATGACTCTATCCCCAACCAGAAAGCGGAGACCATCTATCCGATTCTGGGTAAATACAATCCCCACCACGGTCCCTTGTTTACTGACATGGGATACCGCGGCTTCCCCAGCATGAATCACCGGATGGTGAATCACTCCCGCAAGAGTTCTGACAAGAGGTATAAGTGGGCCAGGAATCGGTGGAGTAAGAACGGGGTTCACTGCAACGTCGCGGAGGGTAAGAACGGAATCCTGAAGCGGTCATTCAGTTCCTATGTCTGGATAAACCCGAAGCACTCTAACCTGTACTTACAGGAATATGCCTTCAATGCCAACCTTAGGCATTTTGACCTGGGGGATTTGTTACCGGAAGAGAGTAACCCGAATCCCGCCCCGGTCTATCAGATGGATGACAACTGGGCAATGCGAGGAAGGGTTAGTAAAGTGCTCCCGAAGCAGGATTCGAACCTGCGACACGGTGATTAA
- a CDS encoding DUF4258 domain-containing protein, with protein sequence MAVTFEFSGHALQRMFEREIAIEAVKAAVASGEVIAEYPDDRPLASRLILWRSGLEVLHVVAAFDSALQCEIIISVYRPDPALWNDDMRTRR encoded by the coding sequence ATGGCGGTCACTTTCGAATTTTCCGGTCACGCCTTACAACGTATGTTTGAGCGTGAAATTGCCATTGAGGCTGTCAAAGCCGCAGTTGCAAGTGGCGAAGTCATCGCCGAATACCCTGATGACAGGCCACTTGCGAGCAGGCTTATACTGTGGCGTTCTGGCCTGGAGGTCTTGCACGTCGTCGCGGCATTCGATAGCGCACTTCAATGCGAGATCATAATTTCTGTTTACAGGCCAGACCCGGCGCTATGGAATGATGACATGAGGACACGCCGATGA
- a CDS encoding ABC transporter permease: MKIAFTIAARNLLRHKGKSLVIGAILFLGALIMTLGNAVIGGMNRGLSENIVERFTGHIVVISDTQENPNILFTPMGKDIALIKHFDRVKGVLTGQQQIAGYVPAGRGFSLVLTEEGDIDFAMLLGVDFPAYNAMFKENVKLVEGKLLGPEERGMLVSQGRRTRFFNDQNIWLKPAGFALEEKNFSDEAKKYRDKMIVKDSLVLMGASGDSTAFDVRADIKGIVRYEFLDDYWKFFNIMDIETFRECFQWVTSSDAAQNIRADTKALMAQSENLDALFNEATVVSSNVGKAEISKSLKKLKQKSAAQKVLTDAGAYNVVFVKLKDGYDIDKGVRELNAAFKAAEAPAQAVTWQKAIGQLGDMAGIIRGALIGFVFFIFFVAIIIIMNTLSMAALERTAELGMMRAVGAQKRFVTWMFLVETACLALLFGGAGIVLGSLAVPVLKAMKITAENNILQLLFGGKTFAPYLSAGDIVFGVAELAWVTVMAAIYPIIVARRITPLDAISRD, encoded by the coding sequence ATGAAGATCGCGTTCACCATCGCGGCACGCAACCTGCTCCGCCACAAGGGCAAGAGCCTGGTGATCGGAGCGATTCTGTTTTTGGGAGCGCTGATCATGACGCTCGGCAATGCCGTGATTGGCGGCATGAACCGCGGCCTCAGCGAAAACATCGTCGAGCGTTTTACCGGGCATATCGTCGTGATTTCCGACACGCAGGAAAATCCTAATATTCTCTTCACCCCGATGGGCAAGGACATCGCCCTGATTAAACATTTCGACCGGGTCAAGGGTGTGCTCACGGGCCAGCAGCAGATTGCCGGCTACGTGCCAGCGGGCCGTGGCTTTAGCCTCGTGCTCACCGAAGAGGGCGATATCGACTTCGCGATGCTGTTGGGCGTCGACTTTCCTGCCTACAACGCTATGTTTAAAGAAAACGTTAAGCTCGTCGAGGGCAAGCTGCTTGGCCCTGAGGAGCGCGGTATGCTGGTGAGCCAGGGGCGCCGCACGCGTTTCTTCAATGACCAGAATATCTGGCTGAAGCCTGCGGGTTTTGCACTCGAAGAAAAGAACTTTTCCGACGAGGCGAAGAAGTACCGCGACAAGATGATCGTCAAAGATTCGCTCGTGCTCATGGGTGCTTCGGGCGATTCGACGGCGTTCGATGTGCGCGCCGACATCAAGGGTATCGTGCGCTACGAGTTTCTCGACGACTACTGGAAGTTCTTCAACATCATGGACATCGAAACTTTTCGCGAATGTTTCCAGTGGGTGACATCGAGCGATGCTGCGCAGAATATCAGGGCCGATACCAAGGCGCTCATGGCGCAGAGCGAAAACCTCGATGCCCTCTTCAATGAAGCAACCGTGGTGTCGTCAAACGTCGGCAAGGCTGAAATCTCGAAGAGTCTGAAAAAGCTCAAACAGAAATCCGCCGCGCAGAAGGTGCTCACCGACGCGGGGGCATACAACGTCGTTTTTGTAAAACTCAAAGACGGCTATGACATCGACAAGGGCGTGCGCGAACTCAACGCTGCGTTCAAGGCCGCGGAGGCCCCCGCGCAGGCGGTGACCTGGCAGAAGGCCATTGGCCAGCTGGGCGACATGGCAGGTATCATACGCGGTGCGCTCATCGGTTTTGTCTTCTTTATCTTCTTTGTCGCGATCATCATCATCATGAACACCCTCTCGATGGCGGCGCTCGAGCGCACTGCCGAGCTGGGTATGATGCGCGCGGTGGGGGCGCAAAAGCGCTTTGTGACCTGGATGTTCCTGGTCGAAACCGCCTGCCTGGCGCTGCTCTTCGGCGGCGCCGGCATTGTCCTGGGTTCGCTCGCAGTGCCGGTGCTCAAGGCCATGAAAATTACCGCAGAAAACAACATTCTGCAGTTGCTCTTCGGAGGCAAGACGTTCGCGCCATACCTCAGCGCCGGCGACATTGTCTTCGGCGTGGCGGAGCTCGCCTGGGTTACAGTCATGGCAGCGATTTATCCGATTATTGTCGCGCGGCGCATTACACCGCTCGATGCCATTTCGAGGGATTGA
- a CDS encoding DNA phosphorothioation-associated putative methyltransferase, whose amino-acid sequence MQILRHRTALLRRRFSGPVQLLLDDGLLTTQTSFFDYGCGYGEDVKFLKKMQFEAAGWDPHFAPEKPKKGAQIVNLGYILNVIENAAERKETLKAAFDLSENLLVVAVMIRAAGPLVATEVAFGDGILTSWHTFQKYFSPREFREYLESTLGVEARLVSPGIAYVFKNAELQQQFLQNRFANSKAGIAESLRQQIVQETISRWVSLYHELGRAPDKTEFADLGTIKRIFGSAEAAAEALRAELNPETVKQAAERHKSALLIALSRELIRTDTRLKPSDLKDETAQQVRLYYGKWDAAKTAALVRLKELGDLAQVSRYINESSVGKVLPDDIYIHRDSLEYAPEMLQLLVELAKTILPPDVEWNIAKIARNSYHVTFMEYANFYEDAHPRLLGAMKVLLHKNKLDYRDYRTRENPPILHRKELFIHSGHPLFETFSQLSRAEEEAGLLGRNDIGTVEGWLKLLAARGMRVDGHSLMPI is encoded by the coding sequence ATGCAGATCTTGCGGCACCGCACCGCCTTGTTGCGCCGCCGATTTTCCGGGCCGGTGCAGCTTTTGCTCGATGACGGGCTGCTGACGACACAGACGAGCTTCTTCGACTATGGCTGTGGTTACGGTGAAGACGTCAAATTTCTGAAAAAGATGCAGTTCGAGGCGGCCGGTTGGGACCCGCATTTTGCCCCTGAAAAACCAAAGAAGGGGGCACAAATTGTCAATCTCGGCTACATTCTGAATGTTATCGAGAATGCTGCGGAGCGCAAAGAAACGCTCAAGGCTGCTTTCGATCTATCGGAGAATCTGCTCGTCGTCGCGGTCATGATTCGTGCGGCAGGCCCGCTCGTCGCGACGGAGGTTGCATTCGGTGATGGCATTCTGACATCTTGGCATACTTTTCAGAAATATTTTTCACCGCGCGAATTTCGCGAATACCTCGAGTCAACGCTCGGCGTCGAAGCCCGCTTGGTGTCGCCTGGTATAGCCTATGTCTTCAAAAATGCTGAACTACAGCAGCAATTCTTACAGAACCGCTTTGCGAACTCAAAGGCCGGGATTGCAGAATCACTGCGGCAGCAGATTGTGCAAGAGACGATTTCGCGCTGGGTGTCTCTCTACCACGAGCTCGGCCGCGCGCCTGACAAGACCGAGTTTGCTGATTTAGGAACTATCAAACGCATCTTTGGTTCAGCCGAAGCCGCGGCTGAGGCGCTCAGAGCGGAGCTAAACCCCGAGACTGTCAAACAGGCCGCAGAACGGCATAAATCCGCCCTACTCATTGCTTTGAGTCGCGAGCTGATACGCACCGACACGCGCCTCAAGCCTTCAGACCTTAAGGATGAAACGGCGCAGCAGGTCAGGCTCTATTATGGCAAGTGGGATGCCGCGAAGACTGCAGCACTAGTGCGGCTCAAAGAGCTGGGCGACCTGGCACAGGTGAGCCGATACATCAATGAGTCGAGCGTCGGGAAAGTGCTGCCCGACGATATCTATATACACCGCGATTCGCTTGAGTACGCGCCCGAGATGCTGCAGCTATTGGTTGAGCTAGCGAAGACGATTCTGCCGCCTGATGTCGAATGGAACATCGCCAAAATCGCCCGAAACTCATACCACGTGACTTTCATGGAATACGCCAATTTCTATGAAGACGCGCATCCACGGCTGCTGGGTGCGATGAAAGTGCTATTGCACAAGAACAAGTTGGATTATCGGGACTACCGAACGCGTGAGAACCCGCCGATTCTGCACCGCAAGGAACTGTTCATTCACAGCGGGCACCCGCTGTTTGAGACTTTTAGCCAGCTATCGCGTGCGGAGGAAGAAGCGGGTTTGTTGGGGCGCAATGATATCGGGACGGTGGAGGGGTGGCTGAAGTTGTTAGCTGCCAGAGGCATGCGGGTGGATGGGCATTCGCTAATGCCCATCTAA
- a CDS encoding ABC transporter permease produces the protein MQRLKLLFSLAFRNLVRQRRRNMLLGVALAFGTMILVVANAFSSGITDTLLNKIVVQMTGHLELAVIERARAQNLLIRDREFYLNLLKTNLPEIREVAENVAVFSRAIGVGKGENVIVVPVDLGEKADPATSADAEYLVSRAVEGNVADLLSPQYENPVAVFADKAKALNIKLLDTLKMRLKTVSGQEQSARFTVVMLLKSESMFESGALFLPLKNLKDLRGIRANETGSLQVTFKKFDSPRSVIRMADKLHSLLKPQVAAIGGELVAGKKSAPVTVGGFTQEFAKSPQVQKSFTLTAGDWFKDRDTDQVALNESLAEALAVSEGDSVVLRYRSIHSGEPVEQTFNIAAVLSAQDAPPAVNAWLPEAGFYRVYLGDLPKVRVLPGAESLSAEWKAVLAPDFKVLPRTSTGDDLMKKNQELRKTNFYGPAIDVRTMYESASQVLELEGALNLITLIAVLILFLIILTGVVNTLRMTIRERTREIGTMRAIGVRSGDVRNIFLIETFQLAFFSAVTGVVLAFIVMAVLSSFRIETQSVLGIFLSQKKLYFLPQAGDILRNIVMILLVSTATAYFPSRRAAKLDPAEALRHFE, from the coding sequence ATGCAACGCCTGAAACTCCTCTTCTCGCTCGCGTTTCGCAACCTGGTGCGCCAGCGCCGGCGCAACATGCTGTTGGGTGTAGCCCTTGCTTTCGGTACCATGATCCTCGTGGTCGCCAATGCGTTCTCGAGCGGCATCACCGACACGCTGCTGAACAAGATTGTCGTGCAGATGACCGGCCACCTCGAACTCGCGGTGATTGAGCGCGCACGGGCGCAGAACCTGCTGATACGCGACCGCGAATTCTACCTTAACCTGCTCAAGACCAACCTGCCCGAAATTCGCGAGGTTGCCGAGAATGTTGCCGTGTTCTCGCGCGCGATCGGTGTGGGTAAGGGCGAAAACGTGATCGTGGTTCCTGTCGATCTCGGTGAGAAAGCTGACCCTGCTACTTCAGCTGATGCCGAGTACCTGGTGAGCCGCGCGGTCGAGGGCAACGTGGCCGACCTGCTTTCGCCGCAGTACGAAAATCCAGTCGCGGTTTTTGCCGATAAGGCCAAGGCACTCAATATCAAACTGCTCGATACACTTAAGATGCGGCTCAAGACCGTGAGCGGGCAGGAACAGAGCGCGCGGTTCACCGTCGTGATGCTGCTTAAATCAGAGAGCATGTTTGAAAGTGGCGCACTCTTCTTGCCGCTAAAGAACCTCAAAGACCTGCGCGGTATTCGCGCGAATGAAACAGGGTCGCTGCAGGTGACATTCAAGAAGTTCGATTCGCCGCGCTCGGTCATTCGTATGGCCGACAAGCTGCACAGCCTGCTGAAGCCGCAGGTGGCCGCGATCGGCGGTGAGCTTGTGGCAGGTAAGAAAAGTGCGCCGGTTACAGTAGGGGGATTTACCCAGGAATTTGCGAAATCTCCACAGGTACAAAAGTCTTTCACACTCACCGCGGGTGATTGGTTCAAAGATCGCGACACTGACCAGGTAGCGCTGAACGAGAGTCTCGCCGAAGCGTTGGCAGTCAGCGAAGGTGATTCTGTAGTCCTGCGCTACCGGTCGATACATAGTGGAGAACCCGTCGAGCAAACCTTCAATATCGCGGCTGTTCTTTCCGCACAGGACGCTCCGCCGGCCGTAAATGCCTGGCTACCCGAAGCCGGGTTTTACCGTGTTTATCTCGGAGATTTGCCAAAAGTGCGCGTGCTACCGGGTGCTGAAAGTCTCAGTGCCGAATGGAAGGCCGTGCTCGCTCCTGATTTCAAAGTGCTGCCGCGCACTTCGACCGGCGATGACTTGATGAAGAAGAACCAAGAGTTGCGCAAGACAAACTTCTACGGGCCGGCGATAGATGTGCGCACGATGTACGAGAGCGCAAGCCAGGTGCTTGAGCTCGAAGGAGCGCTCAACCTCATCACGCTCATTGCCGTGCTGATACTCTTTTTGATCATTTTGACCGGGGTTGTGAACACCCTGCGCATGACCATACGTGAGCGCACGCGCGAAATCGGCACGATGCGCGCGATCGGCGTGCGTTCGGGCGATGTGCGCAACATCTTTTTGATCGAGACTTTTCAGCTCGCGTTCTTTTCGGCGGTGACGGGCGTGGTGCTGGCATTCATCGTGATGGCAGTACTGTCTTCGTTTCGTATCGAAACACAGAGCGTGCTGGGTATCTTCTTGAGCCAGAAGAAGCTCTACTTTCTGCCGCAGGCCGGTGACATATTGCGGAATATCGTGATGATCTTGCTGGTGTCTACCGCGACCGCATACTTTCCATCAAGGAGAGCGGCCAAGCTCGACCCAGCTGAGGCTTTGAGACACTTCGAGTAG